The proteins below come from a single Papaver somniferum cultivar HN1 chromosome 11, ASM357369v1, whole genome shotgun sequence genomic window:
- the LOC113323514 gene encoding putative pentatricopeptide repeat-containing protein At2g01510, whose protein sequence is MKTLIRTNFWLLSCGFERFLCLSSKSYLTYNKKNVVDSRMIKTGFSPDLCKSNAILEDYVKAGNLFKAHQLFDEMPERNAFSTNLLVSGYVKAGDIYSARDLFDRTVNRNAVTWTILIGGYARRNETSEVFKLFSEMRKSGIDPDHVTIVTVLSACNDPVVVNRETQIHGLVVKMGHKWSVVVCNALVDSYCKSHCLDSASRLFDEMEKRDCVTYNAMITGYGKEGYNAKAVEIFVEMQHYGLKPSDFTFAAVLGSCVGLNELSLGQQVHCFVVKTNFVRNVFVSNALLDFYSKLDKVIYAKKLFDEMPCLDGVSYNVIITGYAWNGQYKECLEVFRKLQLTGFDRKQFPFATLLSTATALQDLQMGRQIHAQVIVTIPESETEVINSLIGMYVKCGSLDDAKMIFRNHGNRNAISWTSMISSYVQKELNEEAMNLFIDMCKVGVNADESTLASVLKAAANLGSLDVGKQLHSYIIRSGFKSNVFAGSALLDAYANCGSIKDATQTFDEMPERNIITWNAMIAAYARNGDAEATLKSFKALEESGLQPDQVTFLSILSACSHRGLVTEGLKYFDCMSRIYRLDPLRKHYTCMVDILARNGLFEEVEKMMAEMPYEPDEIMLTSILSSCKVHKNKELGIKIANQLFKMDLRDGGAYVILSNLNAEAGNWDEVAKVKKAMKDRGVKKVPAKSWVDIKQTTHSFSSNDRSHPQFSEISQKLVYLAKEMEKRGYRADTSCYHHNVEEEGYIAESLMYHSERLAIAYALISTPPGSTIHVKKNLRACVDCHAAIKLISKIERREIVVRDASRYHHFRDGFCSCGDYW, encoded by the coding sequence ATGAAAACACTGATCAGAACAAATTTCTGGCTCCTCTCTTGTGGTTTTGAAAGATTTTTGTGTCTTTCATCAAAATCATATCTcacttataataaaaaaaatgtagtAGATTCTCGAATGATTAAAACAGGTTTTAGTCCAGACTTATGTAAATCAAATGCTATTTTGGAAGATTATGTCAAAGCAGGCAACTTATTTAAAGCTCATCAACTGTTTGATGAAATGCCCGAAAGAAATGCTTTCTCTACAAATCTATTAGTCTCAGGGTATGTGAAAGCTGGTGATATATATAGTGCACGAGATTTGTTTGATCGAACTGTGAACCGGAATGCGGTTACGTGGACGATTCTAATCGGTGGCTATGCTCGACGTAATGAAACTAGTGAAGTGTTTAAACTTTTTTCAGAGATGAGGAAATCTGGAATCGACCCGGATCATGTAACAATAGTTACCGTGTTATCAGCATGTAATGATCCTGTGGTTGTGAATCGAGAAACTCAAATTCATGGTCTTGTTGTTAAAATGGGACATAAGTGGTCAGTTGTCGTTTGTAATGCGTTAGTTGATTCTTACTGCAAATCCCACTGCTTAGACTCCGCTTCTCGGCTTTTTGATGAGATGGAAAAGAGAGACTGTGTTACATATAATGCAATGATTACAGGGTATGGTAAAGAAGGGTATAACGCAAAGGCTGTTGAAATCTTTGTAGAGATGCAGCATTATGGGCTTAAACCTTCAGATTTCACTTTCGCTGCTGTTTTAGGTTCTTGTGTGGGATTGAATGAGTTGAGCCTTGGACAACAGGTTCATTGTTTTGTCGTCAAGACGAATTTCGTAAGGAATGTATTTGTTAGCAATGCATTACTCGATTTCTATTCGAAGCTAGATAAGGTAATTTACGCGAAGAAATTATTTGATGAGATGCCTTGTTTAGATGGTGTCTCTTATAATGTTATCATCACTGGTTATGCATGGAATGGACAATATAAAGAATGCCTGGAAGTTTTTCGGAAATTACAGCTTACTGGCTTCGATAGGAAGCAGTTTCCTTTTGCAACTCTTCTAAGCACCGCAACGGCTTTACAGGACCTGCAAATGGGGAGGCAAATTCATGCCCAAGTTATAGTAACAATTCCAGAATCAGAAACTGAGGTAATAAATTCTCTGATTGGTATGTATGTCAAATGTGGTTCCTTAGACGACGCCAAAATGATATTCAGGAATCACGGGAATAGGAATGCAATATCTTGGACCTCCATGATATCGAGCTATGTTCAGAAAGAACTCAATGAAGAAGCAATGAATCTGTTTATCGATATGTGTAAAGTTGGTGTTAATGCAGATGAATCAACTCTTGCTAGCGTGTTAAAAGCTGCAGCTAACTTGGGTTCTCTCGACGTAGGGAAGCAGTTGCATTCATATATAATCAGATCAGGATTCAAGTCAAATGTATTCGCAGGAAGTGCACTTCTGGATGCATATGCAAATTGCGGGTCAATAAAAGATGCTACTCAAACCTTCGATGAGATGCCAGAACGGAATATAATCACTTGGAATGCCATGATTGCAGCTTACGCTCGTAATGGTGATGCTGAAGCCACACTTAAGTCTTTCAAGGCATTGGAGGAATCAGGTCTTCAACCTGACCAGGTAACCTTCCTCAGTATCTTATCCGCCTGCAGCCACCGTGGCCTTGTGACAGAAGGATTAAAGTACTTCGATTGCATGAGTAGAATCTACAGACTTGATCCCCTTAGGAAACACTACACGTGTATGGTTGATATCTTGGCTCGAAATGGATTGTTCGAAGAAGTAGAAAAAATGATGGCAGAAATGCCATATGAGCCTGACGAGATTATGTTAACATCCATTTTGAGTTCATGCAAGGTCCATAAAAACAAAGAACTGGGAATAAAAATCGcgaaccagcttttcaagatggACCTCAGAGATGGCGGTGCTTATGTTATTCTGTCAAATTTGAATGCAGAAGCTGGTAACTGGGATGAAGTAGCCAAAGTGAAGAAGGCAATGAAAGATCGAGGAGTTAAAAAAGTACCAGCTAAGAGTTGGGTTGACATTAAACAAACAACACACAGTTTTTCATCGAATGACAGATCACATCCGCAATTCAGTGAGATCAGTCAAAAACTAGTCTACTTGGCTAAGGAGATGGAGAAACGTGGTTATAGAGCTGATACTAGTTGTTACCATCACAATGTAGAAGAAGAAGGTTACATAGCTGAATCTTTAATGTATCACAGCGAACGTTTGGCTATCGCTTATGCATTAATCAGTACCCCACCAGGATCAACAATACATGTGAAGAAGAATTTACGAGCTTGTGTAGACTGCCATGCTGCAATAAAGTTGATTTCGAAAATCGAAAggagggaaattgtagttagagATGCAAGCAGGTATCACCATTTTAGAGATGGTTTCTGCTCTTGTGGGGATTACTGGTAA